agtttaccaaatatatatattttcttttttgaaaaagttatcaaatatattttacttatatattttcAGTAATTAATAATTACTGATAATTATCTCTATTTGGTTTAATCTATTTTGCTTCATACTTGTGtcatgatattttatattttaaatttacttattattgtaatTTCTTTGTATTTGATGATATTGCTTTTTTTTgtctatatttttatcaaacattttattggttaatattatattttttacatttatattaatttatcactTATAACTTTACAtctacattatatatatatatttcagttaacatatatatgatgaCGATGTTCACAATCActtatatagttttataataaattttttactgTTATATTTTTGCCTCCtctctaaaatattaaaatttggatatatgttttattggtatagtaattatattttcagaaacagtttatagtaaaaatttaatatgtttgccTTGAACCCCTGAAATGCTATTGTGTTTTCTCTTTGTGGCACTTAACActagtataatattataaattcaagTGATGATATATTAatgttctttgttttattgACTGAAATTATAAATCGATTCCACACTAAATATTTGTCTTTCTATACTTTCTAACTCCATTTGTTTTTCTATGCTTTATAACAGATTTCAGATGACAATTTACCAATTAGCTCTATATGTAATGATCTCGTGTTAGTTATCACATATACACATCACAATCTAATAAATTGCAAATCACGTGACTGACTCCAATTCTAAACCACTGCTCTCTCTCTTATGCACTTGTCTTCGTCATACCAACGTcccaatttaaatttattgtattactctctatttatctctctctctctctctctgtacaAGTGGTCCTAGCCCTCTATATAACACCGTTTTTTCTCCTCCTTTCTTCTCCCTTTCTCttaacaaacacaaacaattatACTTCTTCTTTAACCCACAACGATCAAGAAAAGAGAGTGTTCTAGGATTCACATATATTCCAAATCTCTGCAAAAAGTTTAAACGAAAATGTCGTCTAGCAGGAGGTCGAGACAAGCAAGCTCATCATCGAGGATTAGCGATGATCAGATCACTGATCTTATCTCAAAGCTCCGACAATCTATTCCAGAGATTCGCCAGAACCGTCGTTCCAGCACGGTAATTAAAGTTTCAAttttatgatatgatatttaattTACTTAGGGTTACGTACTATACATGTACATATATAAGTTTCAAttttatgatatgatatttaattTACTTAGGGTTACGTACtatgatatgatatttaattTACTTAGGGTTACGTACTATGTTCAATAGACACTCACATTTACAACATGTTGGAACAGTTCCCTAGCTACAGTCATAATATAGTAATTCATGTGGGAGATTGCATTTGAAGTCTCTAAAAGACTTTTGACCATTAACCGGACTTTGAGGAAAGGGGAACATATTTCCCCTAACTTCAGCATTAAGCTAATTCTAATTAATTGTAcctatatttttgattatatgCATTGAATGTGAGACGACTATATCGGTTCACGGACTATCAATTCAATACATGTATGTACAGCCCCGACTTGTTCTTTTCGAATTATATATTTGGTTAACTTGGTTtctataaaaacaagaaaaggaCGAActtgagaaaaataagaaagaggCCTGTTTCTATAAATGGAAGCATCTTTTTCGTTTAGTATGTCAGGGCTAAACAATGTGTTAGtttctgttttaattttataagttaTGAGCATTCATCTTAAacttatttttatgaaaatgcaTGATATTGTAGTATGCATAGCAATAATCATCTATATCATACTACATCATCAAgtcgttccaaaaaaaaatcatactacATCATTACTCCATGATAAGACTTGCTTTGAATATATAATCAGATTTCTGACTATAAAATGTACATTCTTTAAAATATACAGGTATCAGCATCGAAGGTGTTACAAGAGACTTGCAATTACATAAGAAACTTGAACAAAGAAGCCAATGATCTCAGTGATCGTCTGTCTCAGCTTCTGGAAACCATTGATCCTAATAGCCCACAAGCAGCCATTATTAGGAGCTTGATTAATGAATAACTACGACATACGCCTGATTAGTTGTgctttatatatcattttataatctCGTTGTGAGGGTTATCCATCGGGGTCTCTTCTTATTATATGTTTCTTATATTACAAGTCAACGTAGCCAGGGTTTATATTTGACCCTCTTTTGGTAATTAACATCACGCATGCAACTATTACgctttaattataataaatcacattttaatttattagtttaattttatattacagCTTACTTCGTATAATTTGATATTACATGTATCATGTACGTGTGTTCGTTCGTATCACCTTGTTAGACAAATGAAATGGGAGATCGTCACTACCAAAAGATCAAACTAAACTTCAAAACATGCGTCGAATGAATCGAACCCTAAGTACCTTCATAACAAGACTCTTACAGAGAAATCTGAACCATTAAACCACTATAAAttcgttaatatatatatacacagtaTTTTCGACTTACAACGTAAATAACAACATGAACAGAAAACAATCGGCCGAATGGCAGTTTTGTCGGTCAAAAAGTTATCAGATGTTGTATAGGtagatttctttttctttttgcggTTCTCATTTAATTTGTAAACAATCTACAGTCAAGATGTGCGAGCTCCTCGACCAAAAGTAAGATGTGTGAGCTCTTTGGTCGAAATATCAAGTGACAGGATCACAAGAATCTTGCTTATTAATGCTGCAATAAGGACATAATAAAGTAAGGCGATCTTTAGcaaatatatatagttagtacaaatttacaaataacttaaatcaaatctTAAAAGGACTTTGTCGTCTTTTGTGAGCAGATGTGAAATATAGATGACGTTAATATTAAATTTGTCGGAGGATTGGGATCATGAGCCACAAATTTTGCATAAATTAGCGTAGTGATTAAGTTACTTTCGCAAGTCTTACATAAACAGTTACATGAATACATGTAACTAACAAGACATGAATGTAAGTGTGACTGTAACACGATCTTCTTTCATAATTAACCAATTTTTACAGAATGTGTGGACTTCCATCTGGCCGTTGATACGATCTACACTTTCtgtatacattttattttattatcaagtcactaaaaaaaatatacggGATGCAACGTCAAAGTAGTTGCCGTAAAATATTCATAAACCAActatttttaggttttttgttataataacggtaaggggtttttgccaaaactaacccacaacttgattttaaccccaaacttatactcaaacttgaatcaaatgcaaaactaacctaaaagcctagtgaaattacagctcagccacttgtgaccaaacaaaaaaacagaagccatttttacgaatatagccctagtaaatcgcctgagtcgtctgagatgttggaagtcgtctggtacaggtttattttaaaaataatttataaatcttgtaaaaaaatattttgatgcgtgaaaaataaaaatcaagtaattataaacagttttaagttatataaattaagatatgataaaattgatttgttttgaagatagatgagtggaagtagtgaatcatgaaatactttggtttaggagtttggcaaacatatgttgtagtattgtatgtattgttagggttagattttggaaaactaaaatatttttttcaaaaattagttttcacctatatgtgtttatttatgtgtatagtaaacacttttcaagtttgatttgattttatgaagtctttaattagataattaagttttggggttatgtttagggtgtggacgacttatatttcagtcgtctgttgaataatttactcggacgacgtatattttagtcgtctgttgaataatttactcggacgacttacatttcagttgtctggtgaagaaattaaaacagatgacgtccaaatattcccgcctaaaattttttaaaaaaattattttcccgcttaaataatttaaaccagacgacttacttgtaagtcgtctggaaagtcttctattttagttttccgctaaaaatatttaatttcccgctaaaaatattaaactcttctggacaacttacatgtaagtcgtctgttttaattttttcaccaAACGACtgaaatttaagtcgtctgagtaaaaaatatttaatctaagtggattttttgtctccctatataaagaaaaaattacacattctctctcctcctctcaaatggctgcaacaaaaatgtaatgttcatcattctaaaactctccaacctctctctaatctctttgacttgaaaacaccaaactttatatgaatttttcagttttgtctcatgtatttcttactaatctatctcttttacaggtttttaatcaaatggtactcatcttccattaatttaaaggtaaatctattaattttagatatgtatttttgtgtgttctataaatgtagatttatctaatcttccactcattttctctatttttaagtcatttgaacgtttttggatatgcaggtttttcagatctggatttgatatgcaggtttttcagatctggaagacttcttggacgacttacctgttagtcatctggaagtcgtctggaagtcgtctggacttcttggaagtcttctgacaaagtcgtctggacttccaggaagtcgtctggacttccaggaagtcgtctggacttccaggaagtcgtctggacttccaggaagtcgtctggacttccaggaagtcgtctggacttccaggaaatCGTCTGGAcatccaggaagtcgtctgaacttcatggaagtcttctgacgaagtctccctttcataatagatctgagcgttttggtaagttcttatgtctgatttttcttcatttgggaacttcttgttgtataaagttcttacttttttcccaaactaaaactctccaaacccactctaatctctttgacttgaaaacaccaaactttatatgaattttccagttttgtctcatgtctttcttactaatctatcttttttgcaggtttttaattagatggtactcatcttccactaatttaaaggtagatctattatttttagatatgtatttttgtgtgttctgtaaaggtagatttatctaatctttcactcattttttctaagtcatttgaacgtttttggatatgcaggtttttcagatctggatttaatatgcaggcttttcagatctggaagacttctgggacgacttacctgttagtcgtctggaagtcgtctggaagtcgtctggacttcctgtaaagtcgtctggacttcctgtaaagtcgtctggacttcctgtaaagtcgtctggaagtcgtctgaacttcctaaaagtcttctgacaaagtcgtctgaacttcttggaagtcgtctggacttcttaaaagtcgtgtggtcttgtctactcaagtggaatccaagcttgtctttgtagaggaatgatctataatagttttgtttgtggtctgttttgtgaattgcatgtctactcttttagttgtgaattttttgtaaaatcagtaataatgttttccaagatgtattaaatgtgctaacaatgtgtttacacatttacaaatcaataaaataatagacttcagtagcctttttcttatctttggatctctcatatgcaataataaactccaatggcctttttatcatcttaataaacaagaatgttggtagctttatattgatacaacattttaagaagtattttaacccttcttccaactcataacaatagtcatcattattgtctataagaataatacttaagagatggaaacaaacaatagtaactagtcaaagcatatcatattttattataagtttgcgttgaaaaacttagtcaaatttagtaaaactaagggagagaacatattttgtaaatatgagttttacatatcttgaagttacttatcattcttaaaaataaaagttattcaaaaactaacgtagaagacttaaaaactagcggagaagacacggacgacttcaatctaagttgtccagacgactaaactatacgtcgtctggtcaacacagaggttatttttgcaattgactttgaaatctgttatttcggacgactgaaaaataagtcgtctactattgtttggctaaaaaaaaaattccaaaaaagctagacgacttacatttcagtcgtcataggttagttttccatttgactggataatttcagaagtttgacttttctggacgacttacatttcagtcgtctagtgaaaattaaaataataatattttttttaaagtagacgacttacagttaagtcgtcataggttagttttgcaattgaaaaaaaaacttcaagatttaattatatacagagacttataattcagtcgtccacgagacgactgaaatgtaagtcgtccaggatttacgaggtttgaccagaatctcagaaaaaaatcctggacgacttacaagtaagtcgtctcgtggacgactgaagtataagtcgtctgtgtataattaaattttgaagttttttttttcaattgcaaaactaacctatgacgacttaactgtaagtcgtctacttttaaaaaaatattattattttaattttcgccagacgactgaaatgtaagtcgtctggggaagtcaaacttctgaaattatccagtcaaatgcaaaactaacctatgacgactgaaatgtaagtcgtctaggttctttggaaatttttttgaaaccaaacaaaaacagacgacttaactttcagtcgtctcaggttacagatttcaaagtcaattgcaaaaataacctctgcgttgaccagacgacttccaggtaagttgtctacagccagacgacttcccaagtaagtcgtctaacgaacagatctggaaaaaaactcgatgtcataccttaacttggtgagataagttccttagcatacataaggcttctccaagcacacagaatctcaaacgaaagtaacccacccaaaatcgttagcttctatgactctatgaaccataaaaaaaatttagaatcaaaatcttgggtttttttagctcattgtggagagaaagtgagagatatgttgtgtttagttcacaagaatggaaaaagaagaagggtaaatcgattttgggagcattaagagcttcaaattggttgttcatggtggttgtggcattgatgacaatgacaatcttgtaattacttgaagataaTGAGgctgagagagtaaaaatgtcattttcgaaaaaaaaaagaaaaaaaaaattgatggcattttcgtaaattatatgaacttgtggggtgaatagggcaaaaccaattttcaaaaaaaaaagaggttagttttgtgtttgactttaagttataggtcaattctgcaaaaagccctaACGGTAAAGTGGTTAAATCAGTTGAGTGTGGATATGATTCTGTAGTTTAACAACGAACGAGAAACTTCACCAAGAAAATATAGGAAATGGAGACCTACTGACATGAACCTTTGACTTTCTAGGttagttaaaatatttgataaagaTTACCTACAGTAGaattttgtttgattatttCGAAGGACATAAAGTTTTAGATTTGGACCTATTGTTTTCCAACGGGTAATCAAAGTAACTATACCTGAAATGATTTATCTACTGTTCACACCGACTAATATCGATTGCTCTTTATTTTATTGATCATGGAAAAGGCTTTGAAAATTACTGATATTcgaacaaaattataaattcctACAGTAAAGTTGGTGTGCGTGGGGATGGAATCCTATATGGTCCCTTTCAACTGAAACCtacattaaattttataccTATATTTAGGTGTTTATATATAcatgaatattatataaaaaatattatatatatatatacatgaactGTATCATTTATTTGGGTCAAAgttttatatgaattatatcATATTATGATTAATTTTCCGTTCCAACCTTGTATCCTTCTCTGTTATTATAATGAAATTTCAGTGtgaaattttttatagaaaatttatgtttatgttttgctCGTTTTTATGCGTACAATACTAAAACAAAGAGAACTTCTAACTGTTATTAATGGTGAACCGTATAAATATAATGATGCCTTACTAATAtcgtaaaataaaattaataattttccaATGTATACGGTTTAACTTTGATAAATGTCCGCATTGAAGAGAAAAAGTGTATAGTTAAAAGAAGTTAGTCatatcctctatatattaatagagaaacatttaaaaatttataatatgtagtttgtactaattaaaaaaatattctgctGAATTATCATGTAATTAGAATGCTAATTTTGTTTACGTGGCggcttgagaatcaattgagaattttgttagtccaaaattaaattgctaaagaatgttatattatatagtatgtccattatagaccattcatttatcaaatgaaaattataatatattttttcttaaataaaatatatgaaattacctaatgtgattaaaatatatatgacaattaatgattttaaataataaagatttgctaacaatctgtatattttttatcatttttaattatttattatcaaaataaattacacaattacattaatcatataataaaaatttagattttttttgtatatgttgtattttgaatttttcaaaactagaataaattactaaaactattaaaagtttcacataaACGTTTTGTAatcaaggtttaaatttttttctataataagatacaatgataataaaatcatatgaataaataattttattttaataggtgtttatgttaatatatatatatttcacatatttcatatcgtttaaattaaactatagtagaacttctataaattaataatgttgagactttaaaattttattaatttatagagacaataatttacaaaagttactttatttatatttttttattttaagatatatttattctaagataaaatatatttgattttagtgtatagacattaattgttatttttttaaaatttgatatttatattaattttatcatattatttggtgtatataatatattttgcttagaacttaaatgtggttttagatataatattactaaataccatcaaaaatatattaagtgttaaaaaaatataaagataatttcattgtgaatataaaataacaatataataataggtttttacttatataaaatatgtatacatataattattaatttataatttgaatgagaccatatatttacatgaaatttttttaaaaaatattatcttattattttatcaatttgtgtcaaattttgaacctgCTCAAGTTAGGATcagcaaaatttattaatttataaaaattattaatttatcgagtattaatttatagaggttctactttATACATCACATGAAAATagatacttatattttgatatatgcattgaacatatatttaaaagttaatattttaattttgaaatcttcattgttttttaaatgattataaattattgaaatcaCTAAACATttcacattttaaaaaaaatcgttggGGTAAAATTTTGGTACACAAATAtgttaataatcataaaatcatatgagtagaaacctcatttaataaatatccatattaaaagtatattatatgtttatgtcatttaaatttaattatatatcatataccaCAAATAagattgattattttgatttatttatcttaaaatgattgcgaataaacaagagcgatcgtttgatttatatgcgacgctaatttattacataatagccCTGTTCTAAAACtcggccgcctagccgcctaggcggccgcctaggcgtTACGCGTCACTTTTCCgccccgatttatgccaaatcggtttaaaaaattggatatccgatttttttccgcctagaccgcctaaatgaccgcctagccgcctaaatgaccgcctagcctcctaggcggccgcctaatctatttttttatttattttttattttattttatttattttttattttttttatttttaataatatttttatttatttatttgatctaaaattttataaatatcatttatattcataattttgatgaaaattacactatattaagtgtatatattctatttgtgtgttttatacaatcttaaacatgaaaatgtgttaatgttatacacaattaaagattaacatgttttataacatagtaaaccatctaaaaattttgccccgCATAATtttccgattaatccccgattttctctttaggcgctaggcccaacccgaccgcccgactagcgcctagcgcgttcccgaacagggcataatagtaactgattttttagttatttaatatataattactcttttattatttcataatatgtaaaaaacataaaataagtaataaattataaaatattattctgcataagacgcagatcttaacctaagtatgtatttttttaataattttaaatcttaaattttttctagattttaggtcaaaacaaaataaagacatgaaaataaactcaaaaatcaatatttatatcgagcaataaccaaaatgaaaaaaagacacaaaaatgagaaaaatattgaagatagataggattgacacatgaacgtaaacttctcataaccataattaatttttaaattgttaaatcatgatataaaaccgaggtgacatagtttcattgtaaccaaatagtacgCCTGAGCTTTTTCGGCCTAAATGTTAGGTTTTTATtcgataagtgattttttacctaaaatatttttaaaaatggattcagttcattagtaaacaaattatgttattgacaaaaaaaattcaaaattttttttaagggCCAAAAACATTTAttctatcaaaatataaattttatttttccttacgatatttcttaaataattttcataaaaaattttgcgtaggtcttatcctagtgttTATTAAATAAAGTAAACAGCCTAACACTAACTGTGTGGTGCATGCACAATCAATATGctccaaaaaaaatcaaaaagatatTGGAATATTTGTTCAGACTTCATAGTATCAGATTTAAACGCTAaataatctattctattaatagATAAGTCATGACTttattcatgtgtgatattttaaaatggatTGTCCTCTagaaaattaactaaataagtgtataacaattttatttcaGAAAGTTGAGCCTTTAATTGTATGTATACATCACGTGGCCCATTATATCTAAACGATTGCATAACAATTGTTTTGCAAGGTGGTTATACTAACCGTATTTTATACAAACATTTAGGACCAATTTTCATATGATATGTTTAAAgtggttattttatttaatctttCGTTGTTAAAGCACAACCATTATTTTTTCCTCAATGCATACAACTCATTgtgaatatataatatgtattttataattattttgacatACATGTTTGTcagtatattttcttatattttacattaaagtttactgtattttataaataacagtgggttaaattaaagaaaaataattaaaaaactttAACCATATTAaagcaaaatatttaaaaaatttaattgtatTACTTGAGTAAAAATCTTAACAATTAGTGCCAGggtattcaattttttttaacatattcgTTAAGgtttatatgtaaaaatatttaaaatagattcCCGCATATCCTAATTATACActattttc
This genomic stretch from Brassica napus cultivar Da-Ae chromosome C9, Da-Ae, whole genome shotgun sequence harbors:
- the LOC106385100 gene encoding transcription factor PRE2; its protein translation is MSSSRRSRQASSSSRISDDQITDLISKLRQSIPEIRQNRRSSTVSASKVLQETCNYIRNLNKEANDLSDRLSQLLETIDPNSPQAAIIRSLINE